The following coding sequences lie in one Timaviella obliquedivisa GSE-PSE-MK23-08B genomic window:
- the rfbC gene encoding dTDP-4-dehydrorhamnose 3,5-epimerase: MNITPTEIADVLILEPRVFGDDRGFFFESFNEQTFNDKTAAGVHFVQDNHSCSAQNVLRGLHYQIQQPQGKLVRVVAGAIFDVAVDIRKSSPTFGQWVSCILSAENKKQLWVPVGFAHGFVALSDQTEVLYKTTDYYAPAHERCIVWNDPDLAIAWSIASTPIISAKDQVGKPFQEAEVFP, from the coding sequence ATGAACATCACCCCAACCGAAATTGCTGACGTTTTGATCCTCGAGCCTCGTGTTTTTGGTGACGATCGCGGTTTTTTCTTTGAAAGCTTTAATGAGCAGACTTTCAACGATAAGACCGCAGCGGGCGTGCATTTTGTCCAAGACAATCACTCTTGCTCTGCCCAAAACGTATTGCGCGGTTTGCATTACCAAATTCAGCAACCTCAGGGAAAGCTGGTGCGAGTTGTGGCAGGAGCGATTTTTGACGTAGCGGTGGATATTCGCAAAAGTTCTCCGACTTTTGGGCAATGGGTAAGTTGTATTTTAAGTGCCGAAAACAAAAAGCAACTGTGGGTTCCTGTGGGTTTTGCCCATGGTTTTGTGGCACTTTCTGACCAAACAGAAGTGCTGTATAAAACCACCGATTACTATGCACCTGCCCATGAACGCTGCATTGTGTGGAATGACCCAGACTTGGCGATCGCTTGGTCGATCGCTTCTACGCCAATCATTTCAGCAAAAGATCAAGTCGGAAAACCGTTTCAAGAGGCTGAAGTTTTTCCATAA
- a CDS encoding nicotinate phosphoribosyltransferase → MEAQAICLEDYSLLTDLYQLTMAACYVGEGVDQRRASFELFVRHLPQDFGYLVAMGLSQALEYLENFRFTASQIAALQATGIFEQAPAQFWEILAEGRFSGDVWAVPEGTVVFANEPLLRIEAPLWQAQIVETYLLNTLNYQTLIATRAARLRDVAGETAQLLEFGTRRAFSPQASLWAARAAIAGGLDATSNVLAALQLGRKPSGTMAHALVMALSALEGSEDEAFEAFHRYFPGAALLIDTYDAIAAAQRLSLQVQANQTINAVRLDSGDLVSLSQQVRQLLPDTLIFASGDLDEQEIVRLQAEGATFDGYGFGTKLVTGTPVNGVYKLVEIDGVPVMKGSSGKMTYPGRKQIFEGTERRLGLMSEVSQPGETELLKQVVQDGQRLLPDESLEAIAQRTRNSVTVLPPAIRRVQDPDLFSVQISPSLQTLTTQTQAQIKKMISPP, encoded by the coding sequence ATGGAAGCTCAAGCTATCTGTTTAGAAGACTACAGCTTGCTGACCGACCTCTATCAATTGACCATGGCGGCTTGCTATGTGGGCGAAGGCGTTGACCAACGACGCGCCAGCTTTGAGCTATTTGTCCGTCATTTGCCGCAGGATTTTGGTTATTTGGTAGCCATGGGGCTCTCTCAAGCTTTGGAGTATCTGGAGAACTTTCGGTTCACCGCTTCTCAAATTGCGGCACTTCAAGCCACTGGCATTTTTGAGCAAGCCCCGGCGCAGTTCTGGGAGATTTTAGCAGAAGGTCGATTTAGTGGCGATGTGTGGGCAGTGCCCGAAGGTACGGTTGTCTTTGCCAACGAACCCTTGCTGCGGATAGAAGCCCCGCTGTGGCAGGCGCAAATTGTGGAAACCTATCTGCTTAACACCCTCAACTATCAAACCCTCATTGCCACTCGTGCGGCTCGTTTGCGTGATGTTGCAGGGGAAACTGCCCAGCTTTTAGAATTTGGCACTCGTCGGGCATTTAGTCCCCAAGCCTCTCTGTGGGCTGCCCGAGCAGCGATCGCAGGCGGATTGGATGCAACCTCTAATGTGTTGGCAGCTTTGCAATTGGGTCGAAAACCCAGCGGTACAATGGCTCATGCCTTAGTGATGGCGTTGTCTGCTTTGGAAGGAAGTGAAGATGAGGCATTTGAAGCGTTTCACCGTTACTTTCCGGGGGCGGCACTCTTGATTGATACCTACGATGCGATCGCCGCTGCCCAAAGACTATCTCTACAAGTTCAAGCCAATCAAACAATTAATGCAGTCCGGCTAGATTCTGGCGATTTAGTTAGTCTTTCCCAACAAGTCCGTCAGCTTTTGCCCGACACCCTAATCTTTGCCAGTGGCGACTTAGATGAGCAAGAAATTGTTAGATTACAGGCAGAAGGTGCAACCTTTGATGGGTATGGGTTTGGCACTAAGTTGGTAACAGGAACGCCTGTCAATGGGGTTTATAAACTGGTTGAAATTGATGGTGTTCCGGTGATGAAAGGATCAAGTGGCAAAATGACTTATCCAGGGCGTAAGCAAATTTTTGAGGGAACAGAGCGTCGATTAGGGTTAATGAGCGAAGTATCCCAGCCCGGAGAGACAGAGCTATTGAAGCAAGTTGTGCAAGACGGACAGCGGTTATTGCCAGATGAAAGCTTGGAAGCGATCGCCCAGCGGACGCGAAACTCTGTGACGGTGCTGCCGCCAGCTATTCGGCGAGTCCAAGATCCTGACCTTTTTTCTGTCCAAATTTCTCCTTCACTTCAAACTCTAACAACTCAAACGCAGGCTCAAATCAAAAAAATGATCTCGCCGCCCTAA
- a CDS encoding nicotinate-nucleotide adenylyltransferase, with the protein MPTIALFGTSADPPTAGHQAILTGLAQQFDEVAVWAADNPFKSHQTPLEHRERMLQLLINELPQDNIHLYAELSHPRALITVDRARLQWANAELTLVVGADLVAQLPKWYQVETLLHQVNLLVVPRPGYDLSEAVLTPLRQMGATIAIANLSAPAVSSTAYREAGNLEVITPPVKAYIHREQLYTCQPKKTLTLPRQS; encoded by the coding sequence ATGCCTACTATTGCTCTTTTTGGAACCAGCGCCGATCCTCCAACTGCGGGTCATCAGGCTATTCTGACTGGCTTAGCCCAGCAATTTGATGAGGTTGCAGTCTGGGCTGCCGATAATCCGTTTAAATCGCACCAAACGCCGCTAGAACATCGGGAACGCATGTTGCAGCTTTTGATTAATGAGTTGCCCCAAGATAATATTCATCTTTATGCCGAACTGAGCCATCCTAGAGCTTTAATTACGGTCGATCGGGCTCGACTCCAGTGGGCAAATGCAGAACTGACCCTGGTGGTTGGAGCAGACTTAGTAGCTCAACTGCCTAAGTGGTATCAAGTCGAAACGCTACTGCATCAAGTCAATTTGCTGGTGGTGCCTCGTCCAGGGTATGACCTCAGCGAGGCGGTGTTGACTCCTCTACGGCAAATGGGAGCAACAATAGCGATCGCCAATCTTTCTGCCCCCGCCGTCTCTTCCACCGCTTACCGAGAGGCTGGCAACCTCGAAGTCATCACACCGCCTGTCAAGGCATATATTCATCGAGAGCAACTGTACACATGCCAGCCAAAAAAAACGCTGACCCTACCCAGGCAGTCTTAG
- a CDS encoding NUDIX hydrolase — translation MPAKKNADPTQAVLADFKVGVDNAIFSVDIALNRLLVLLVMRQEEPFLGHWCLPGTLVRQGESLESAAYRMLSEKIKVENLYLEQLYTFGGPHRDPREAKDSYGVRYLSVSYFALVRFAEAELIADGVCGIAWYPLNQLPKLAFDHDKILEYGYRRLRNKLEYSPVAFDVLPELFTLGDLYQLYTTVLGESFSDYSNFRARLLKLGFLYDTKVKVTRGAGRPASLYRFDAEAFAPFKDKPLVFI, via the coding sequence ATGCCAGCCAAAAAAAACGCTGACCCTACCCAGGCAGTCTTAGCAGATTTCAAAGTTGGCGTTGACAACGCCATTTTCTCAGTCGATATTGCCCTTAATCGCCTGCTAGTTCTGCTGGTCATGCGGCAAGAAGAACCCTTCTTAGGACATTGGTGCTTACCCGGAACCCTGGTACGGCAAGGCGAATCTTTAGAAAGCGCCGCTTATCGAATGTTGTCAGAGAAAATTAAGGTCGAAAATCTTTATCTAGAGCAGCTTTACACCTTTGGCGGACCTCACCGCGATCCTCGCGAGGCAAAAGATAGCTACGGTGTGCGGTATCTCTCGGTCAGCTACTTCGCCTTAGTGCGCTTTGCCGAAGCCGAACTGATTGCCGATGGCGTTTGCGGCATTGCTTGGTATCCGCTGAACCAACTGCCTAAGCTCGCCTTCGACCATGACAAAATTCTAGAATATGGCTATCGTCGCCTTCGCAATAAGCTAGAGTACAGCCCAGTTGCCTTTGATGTATTACCCGAACTCTTTACTCTCGGTGACTTATATCAGCTTTACACCACTGTTTTAGGCGAAAGCTTTTCCGACTATTCCAACTTTCGGGCACGGTTGCTGAAGCTAGGGTTTCTCTATGACACCAAAGTTAAAGTGACGCGCGGAGCCGGAAGACCTGCCAGTTTATATCGCTTTGATGCAGAAGCATTTGCACCGTTTAAAGATAAGCCGTTGGTATTTATTTAA
- a CDS encoding nucleotidyltransferase family protein produces the protein MDIQELLQEKREEILAPLAVSAKQHAAKHGAYNVRVFGSVARGEAKEASDIDFLVDVGQRHSSWFLVGLKLDLQDLLERDVDVATENALHVLIRERVLNEAVPQ, from the coding sequence ATGGACATTCAGGAATTATTACAGGAAAAGCGCGAGGAGATTTTGGCGCCCCTTGCGGTATCTGCAAAGCAGCACGCTGCCAAGCATGGAGCCTACAATGTGCGCGTTTTTGGCTCCGTGGCACGAGGCGAGGCGAAGGAAGCGAGTGATATAGATTTCTTAGTCGATGTGGGTCAACGTCATAGTTCTTGGTTCCTCGTAGGACTCAAGTTAGATCTCCAGGATTTGTTAGAACGAGATGTCGATGTTGCAACTGAAAATGCCCTTCACGTTCTTATTCGTGAACGAGTTTTAAATGAAGCCGTACCTCAATGA
- a CDS encoding NAD+ synthase — MKIAIAQLNPTIGDLTGNAQKILAAAQQAAAKGARLMLTPELVLCGYPPKDLLLKPAFVEAMATTLAQLARDLPPTLAVLVGTVEPNVRSPQTGEKPLFNSTSLLEGGKVQQIFHKRLLPTYDVFDEDRYFASGQDSNVFLIKFASQDVRVGVTICEDIWNDEGFWGKRNYQTDPIADLANQGVDLIVNLSASPYSVGKQQFREAMLRHASVYYQQAILYANQVGGNDDLIFDGNSFGVNRQGEIVCRGKAFDTDLVIVDYNLETQDFTGTTQTQPQNEDAEIWNALVLGLRDYVRKCGFSKVVLGLSGGIDSALVAAIAAAAVGAENVLGILMPSPYSSDHSVKDALDLANNLGIQTQKLPIGDLMKTYDQTFSELFANTEFGIAEENLQSRIRGNLLMAISNKFGHLLVSTGNKSEMAVGYCTLYGDMNGGLAAIADVPKTRVYSICEWLNRHTEIIPTHILTKPPSAELKPGQVDQDSLPPYDILDNILDQFILEHKSPAEIIASGHNSGTVERVTKLVTRAEFKRKQAAPGLKVTDRAFGTGWRMPIASKQVL; from the coding sequence ATGAAAATAGCGATCGCCCAACTTAATCCCACCATTGGCGACCTGACTGGCAACGCCCAGAAAATCCTGGCTGCGGCCCAACAAGCTGCGGCTAAAGGCGCACGGTTGATGCTTACGCCCGAACTCGTCCTTTGTGGCTACCCGCCCAAAGATTTGCTCTTAAAACCTGCATTTGTCGAGGCAATGGCAACAACACTGGCGCAATTGGCACGCGATTTACCGCCCACATTAGCTGTGCTAGTCGGCACAGTAGAACCCAATGTGCGATCGCCCCAAACTGGCGAAAAGCCCTTGTTCAACAGTACCTCACTGCTTGAAGGCGGCAAAGTCCAACAAATCTTTCACAAGCGTCTTCTCCCCACTTACGATGTTTTTGATGAAGACCGCTACTTTGCATCGGGGCAAGATAGTAACGTTTTTCTGATCAAGTTTGCTTCTCAAGATGTGCGTGTGGGTGTCACTATCTGCGAAGACATTTGGAACGACGAAGGCTTTTGGGGCAAACGAAATTATCAAACCGATCCGATCGCCGATCTAGCAAACCAAGGCGTAGATTTAATTGTTAATCTTTCTGCCTCACCCTACAGCGTGGGTAAACAGCAGTTCCGAGAAGCCATGCTCCGCCACGCTTCTGTTTACTATCAGCAAGCAATTTTGTACGCGAATCAGGTTGGTGGTAATGACGACTTAATTTTTGATGGCAACAGCTTTGGCGTTAACCGCCAAGGCGAAATAGTTTGTCGCGGCAAAGCTTTTGATACCGATCTGGTAATCGTCGATTACAACTTGGAGACACAAGATTTTACCGGGACAACGCAAACTCAACCCCAAAATGAAGATGCCGAAATTTGGAATGCTCTGGTGCTAGGGCTGCGTGACTATGTGCGCAAATGCGGTTTTTCTAAGGTGGTACTGGGGTTGAGCGGAGGGATTGATTCGGCGCTGGTAGCCGCGATCGCTGCTGCTGCCGTTGGAGCCGAAAACGTTTTAGGGATTCTCATGCCTTCTCCCTATAGCTCTGATCACTCGGTCAAAGATGCCTTAGATCTCGCTAATAATCTCGGCATTCAAACCCAAAAGTTACCGATTGGCGATCTGATGAAAACCTACGATCAAACGTTTTCTGAACTCTTTGCAAACACAGAGTTTGGAATTGCAGAAGAAAACCTTCAGTCACGGATTCGGGGAAACTTATTGATGGCAATCTCTAACAAGTTTGGACACTTATTGGTTTCTACAGGGAACAAGTCAGAGATGGCAGTGGGATACTGTACCTTATATGGCGATATGAATGGAGGATTAGCGGCGATCGCCGATGTTCCTAAAACTCGCGTCTATTCTATTTGTGAGTGGCTAAACCGCCACACCGAAATTATCCCTACCCATATTCTCACCAAACCTCCTAGCGCTGAACTCAAACCTGGACAAGTTGATCAAGACTCTTTGCCTCCCTACGATATTTTGGACAACATTCTCGACCAATTCATCTTAGAGCACAAGTCTCCTGCCGAAATCATTGCTTCTGGACACAACTCTGGCACCGTAGAGCGCGTAACAAAACTAGTCACCCGTGCCGAGTTTAAACGGAAGCAAGCTGCACCAGGGCTAAAGGTCACCGATCGCGCTTTTGGTACAGGATGGCGGATGCCCATTGCGAGTAAGCAGGTGTTGTAA
- a CDS encoding carbon dioxide-concentrating mechanism protein CcmK yields MPVAVGVLETKGFPGVLAAADAMVKAGRVTLVGHLRCGSARFAVVIRGDVSEVKNSMAAGVDAVEKAYGGVLESWVIIPRPHENVEAVLPIAYTDAVERFRESVESPRSLPSQR; encoded by the coding sequence ATGCCTGTCGCAGTCGGAGTACTTGAAACGAAAGGTTTCCCTGGAGTCCTTGCAGCCGCAGATGCAATGGTTAAAGCGGGTCGGGTGACCCTGGTGGGGCATTTGCGGTGCGGTAGTGCTCGGTTTGCTGTCGTTATTCGGGGGGATGTTTCTGAGGTTAAGAACTCAATGGCAGCAGGGGTTGATGCTGTAGAAAAGGCTTATGGCGGAGTGTTAGAGTCTTGGGTCATTATTCCTCGCCCTCATGAAAATGTGGAGGCAGTGCTGCCGATCGCCTATACCGATGCTGTTGAACGGTTCCGGGAATCTGTAGAATCGCCTCGCAGCTTGCCTAGCCAGAGATAG
- a CDS encoding BMC domain-containing protein, with the protein MPDAVGVIETLSFPSVLAAADAMVKAGRVVIVYYDIAESGEQVVAIRGPISEVKPAMAAGIAAAETPPNGKLVTHYIVPNPPENVIEVLPLQYTETSEEFRWM; encoded by the coding sequence ATGCCAGATGCAGTCGGTGTTATTGAAACACTTAGTTTTCCGTCAGTGCTGGCAGCCGCCGATGCCATGGTTAAGGCAGGTCGAGTTGTGATTGTGTATTACGACATTGCTGAGAGCGGCGAACAAGTTGTGGCAATTCGCGGCCCTATTTCTGAGGTTAAACCCGCTATGGCGGCAGGCATCGCAGCAGCAGAAACGCCTCCCAACGGCAAGCTTGTGACTCATTACATCGTGCCAAATCCGCCTGAAAACGTCATTGAGGTGTTGCCGCTGCAATATACCGAAACCAGCGAGGAATTCCGATGGATGTAA
- a CDS encoding DUF1232 domain-containing protein, which translates to MANNSGEFSEQNFWQKIRDFATYAGREVVEKALVLFFTAQRPETPLWAKTVIYSALAYFILPTDAIPDFIPLSGYADDLGTLVMALGTVTMSITPEVKASAKQTVDSWFGAQQSSDPSGIWEAARSTPQENDPIRVIDIE; encoded by the coding sequence ATGGCGAATAATTCAGGAGAGTTCTCGGAGCAAAATTTTTGGCAGAAAATTAGGGACTTTGCTACCTACGCAGGCAGAGAAGTGGTTGAGAAAGCCCTAGTTTTATTTTTTACGGCTCAACGCCCTGAAACGCCGCTTTGGGCGAAAACTGTGATTTATTCGGCGCTTGCCTATTTTATTTTGCCGACTGACGCAATTCCTGACTTTATTCCGTTATCAGGCTATGCCGATGACTTAGGAACCCTGGTTATGGCTTTGGGTACTGTGACTATGAGCATTACCCCGGAAGTTAAAGCTTCTGCCAAACAAACCGTTGATAGTTGGTTTGGGGCACAGCAATCTAGCGACCCTAGCGGTATCTGGGAAGCAGCGCGCAGCACTCCTCAAGAAAACGATCCAATTCGGGTAATTGACATTGAATAA
- a CDS encoding tetratricopeptide repeat protein, whose amino-acid sequence MNDQNSSEFWDMHGCKLCEQEDYQEAIVSFDRAIALNPQYCKSWSNRANALCALKRYAEALDSYDRAVTLQPHYHQAWFNRGLLLSEMMAYGNAIESYDRAIALHPDPLYIHAKAEIGLKRKLIAFDAP is encoded by the coding sequence ATGAACGATCAAAACAGTTCAGAGTTTTGGGATATGCACGGCTGTAAACTGTGTGAGCAGGAAGATTATCAAGAGGCAATTGTGTCTTTTGACCGAGCGATCGCCCTCAATCCTCAGTACTGCAAATCTTGGAGCAATCGCGCCAATGCCCTCTGTGCCCTAAAGCGCTACGCCGAAGCATTGGATTCCTACGATCGAGCAGTCACCCTACAGCCGCACTATCATCAGGCTTGGTTCAACCGAGGGTTATTGCTGTCAGAAATGATGGCGTATGGCAATGCGATCGAGTCCTATGACCGAGCGATCGCGCTTCACCCCGACCCGCTCTACATTCACGCCAAAGCCGAAATTGGACTGAAGCGAAAGTTAATTGCTTTTGATGCGCCCTAA
- a CDS encoding sulfite exporter TauE/SafE family protein, which produces MLLWVLGTFTGTLSGLLGIGGGLLMVPILTMFGVPLVEATATSLVGVFLSSVSGSIRNLSMRELHWQVSLVLAAFGVFTAQAGAWLGDRVPDQWLSIAFAGLLLLTIYLINLRQSLKNRQVATSAQPETVGRPVPSPPIRFTPTAGIGLLVGLLSGLFGVGGGLVMVPLQMLLLNEPIKSAVRTSLGAIVAIAISALAQHALNGNVLWIPGLCLGLGGMIGAQIGTRLLPKLTDQTVGWMFRWTLMILAAYMVVRVLFR; this is translated from the coding sequence ATGCTGCTGTGGGTTCTAGGAACTTTTACGGGGACATTATCAGGTTTGCTAGGCATTGGAGGCGGCTTGCTGATGGTGCCTATTCTAACGATGTTCGGCGTGCCTTTGGTAGAAGCGACGGCAACCAGCTTAGTCGGAGTCTTCCTTAGCTCGGTTTCGGGGAGTATCCGGAATTTGAGCATGAGGGAGTTGCACTGGCAAGTCTCGCTAGTGTTGGCAGCATTTGGCGTTTTTACGGCGCAAGCAGGGGCTTGGTTGGGCGATCGCGTTCCTGACCAATGGCTTTCTATTGCCTTCGCCGGACTGCTGCTGCTCACCATCTATTTAATAAATTTGCGGCAATCTCTTAAGAATCGGCAGGTTGCAACCAGTGCCCAGCCAGAAACGGTGGGCAGACCTGTGCCATCGCCCCCAATTCGGTTTACCCCCACGGCTGGCATTGGTCTTTTAGTCGGCTTGCTCTCTGGACTGTTTGGGGTTGGGGGTGGGCTGGTCATGGTGCCGTTACAAATGTTGTTGTTGAATGAACCGATCAAGTCGGCGGTGCGGACAAGCTTGGGCGCCATTGTGGCGATCGCCATTTCGGCTTTGGCACAGCACGCTTTGAACGGAAATGTTTTGTGGATACCGGGGTTATGTTTGGGATTAGGTGGAATGATTGGGGCACAGATTGGGACTCGATTGTTGCCGAAGCTTACTGACCAAACCGTGGGTTGGATGTTTCGCTGGACGTTGATGATCTTGGCGGCTTACATGGTTGTTAGAGTTCTATTTCGCTAA
- the def gene encoding peptide deformylase, with the protein MAELLEVSQVGNPVLRQIAQPVDRLNEPIQALIDSLMETLLQSNGVGIAAPQVAASYRLFIVASRPNPRYPNAPEMQPTVMINPRIITASDEILKDWEGCLSVPGIRGLVPRHRAIAVEYCDRQGKLQQQHLTEFVARIFQHELDHLNGMVFLDRLETNLDIVTDQEYLKRIAIEQVGS; encoded by the coding sequence ATGGCTGAGTTACTAGAAGTTTCGCAAGTCGGCAATCCTGTTCTTCGCCAGATTGCTCAGCCTGTCGATCGCCTCAATGAGCCGATTCAAGCCCTCATTGACAGCCTCATGGAAACTCTTCTTCAGTCTAACGGTGTTGGTATTGCTGCTCCTCAAGTTGCTGCATCCTATCGTTTATTCATTGTTGCCTCGCGCCCCAATCCTCGCTATCCAAACGCGCCAGAAATGCAGCCGACTGTGATGATCAACCCACGCATTATTACTGCTTCTGATGAAATCCTTAAAGACTGGGAGGGCTGTTTAAGTGTGCCTGGAATTCGGGGTTTGGTGCCCCGACATCGCGCGATCGCTGTTGAGTATTGCGATCGTCAAGGCAAACTTCAACAGCAACATCTTACTGAGTTTGTTGCCCGCATCTTTCAGCACGAACTTGACCATCTGAACGGCATGGTTTTTCTCGATCGCCTGGAAACTAATCTGGATATTGTGACTGACCAGGAATATCTCAAACGCATTGCGATCGAGCAGGTTGGCTCTTGA
- a CDS encoding molybdenum cofactor guanylyltransferase, which produces MDHSLKTQLSALVLAGGLSSRMGRDKALIEVDQVPLLWKICQIALQCADSVYVVTPWIERYRAVVDRQVQFIQEVPLSNQPDEPNGALVGFVQGLATVQTEWVLLLACDLPGLREEVLQDWAAKVLNAEGARCEAGTARVAMLPKNPDGYWEPLCGFYRQDCLPSLKAYVAKGERSFQGWIAQQPIQAVQELLTSDRQLLLNCNTPEDLQTFRTK; this is translated from the coding sequence ATGGACCACTCACTCAAGACTCAACTCAGTGCCCTAGTTTTAGCAGGTGGACTAAGCTCTCGGATGGGACGAGACAAGGCGTTAATTGAAGTCGATCAAGTCCCGTTGCTTTGGAAAATTTGTCAAATTGCTCTGCAATGCGCTGACTCGGTTTATGTGGTAACGCCCTGGATTGAGCGGTATCGGGCAGTAGTCGATCGCCAGGTTCAGTTCATTCAAGAAGTACCACTGTCGAATCAGCCGGATGAGCCAAACGGAGCATTGGTGGGATTTGTGCAGGGCTTGGCAACCGTGCAGACAGAGTGGGTACTGCTGCTAGCTTGCGATTTGCCAGGACTCCGGGAAGAAGTACTGCAAGATTGGGCAGCCAAAGTATTAAACGCAGAAGGCGCGCGCTGCGAAGCAGGTACTGCAAGGGTCGCTATGTTGCCAAAAAACCCTGATGGCTACTGGGAGCCGCTATGTGGGTTCTATCGCCAAGACTGTTTGCCCAGTTTAAAAGCCTACGTCGCGAAGGGAGAGCGATCGTTCCAAGGCTGGATCGCTCAACAGCCCATCCAAGCTGTTCAGGAGCTTTTGACTAGCGATCGCCAACTGCTGCTGAACTGCAACACACCCGAAGACCTACAAACTTTTCGTACAAAGTAA
- a CDS encoding 4-hydroxy-3-methylbut-2-enyl diphosphate reductase: MDTKAFKRSLNSSENYHRKGFGHEAEVSGQMQSEYQSDLIQHIRDSQYMLKQGNVTIRLAEAFGFCWGVERAVAMAYETRQHFPTDRIWITNEIIHNPSVNQRLKDMNVGFITVKEGQKDFSVVNPGDVVILPAFGASVQEMQILNDQRCTIVDTTCPWVSKVWNTVEKHKKNSYTSIIHGQYKHEETVATSSFAGTYLIVLNLEQAQYVADYILNGGDPCGNGKADRQEFLTRFSRAYSEGFDPDRDLTAIGIANQTTMLKGETEQIGKLFEHTMLKKYGPTQINQHFLSFNTICDATQERQDAMFELVEEKLDLMVVIGGYNSSNTTHLQEIAVERNIPSYHIDSGDRIDSHNRIEHKLLHGDLQMKEDWLPDGEIVVGVTSGASTPDKVVATVIEKIFALKGVTSSGHLEHASL; encoded by the coding sequence ATGGATACAAAAGCATTTAAGCGATCGCTCAATAGTTCCGAAAACTATCACCGCAAAGGGTTTGGGCACGAAGCCGAAGTTTCAGGACAAATGCAATCGGAATATCAAAGCGACCTGATTCAGCACATTCGAGACAGTCAATACATGCTCAAGCAGGGCAACGTTACCATCCGCCTTGCCGAAGCCTTTGGATTTTGCTGGGGCGTAGAACGCGCAGTGGCAATGGCATACGAAACTCGTCAACATTTTCCCACCGATCGCATTTGGATCACCAATGAAATTATTCATAATCCGTCTGTGAACCAGCGGCTCAAAGACATGAACGTCGGCTTTATTACGGTTAAAGAAGGTCAAAAAGATTTCTCAGTGGTCAACCCAGGCGATGTCGTGATTTTGCCTGCCTTCGGAGCCAGCGTTCAAGAAATGCAGATCCTCAACGATCAGCGCTGCACGATCGTAGATACGACCTGCCCCTGGGTGTCTAAGGTCTGGAACACTGTAGAGAAGCATAAAAAAAATAGTTACACCTCGATCATTCACGGTCAGTACAAACATGAAGAAACGGTTGCTACTAGCTCTTTTGCTGGAACTTACTTAATTGTTCTTAATCTGGAACAAGCGCAGTATGTTGCCGACTACATTTTGAACGGGGGCGACCCTTGCGGTAACGGCAAAGCCGATCGCCAGGAGTTTCTCACTCGGTTCAGCCGAGCCTACTCCGAAGGTTTCGACCCCGATCGCGATTTAACTGCCATTGGCATTGCCAACCAGACCACCATGCTCAAAGGCGAAACCGAGCAAATTGGCAAGCTGTTTGAACACACCATGCTGAAAAAATACGGCCCTACTCAAATCAATCAGCACTTCCTTAGCTTCAACACCATTTGCGATGCCACCCAAGAGCGGCAAGATGCCATGTTTGAATTAGTGGAGGAAAAGCTGGATTTGATGGTGGTCATCGGCGGCTACAACTCATCCAACACGACCCATTTGCAAGAAATTGCCGTTGAGCGCAATATTCCTTCCTATCACATTGACAGCGGCGATCGCATCGACTCGCACAACCGCATTGAACACAAGCTGCTTCATGGCGATTTGCAAATGAAAGAAGACTGGTTGCCCGATGGCGAGATTGTGGTCGGGGTCACCTCTGGCGCTTCAACTCCTGATAAAGTAGTGGCAACCGTGATTGAGAAAATATTTGCGCTGAAAGGAGTCACCTCTTCCGGGCATCTCGAACACGCTAGTCTCTAA